A genome region from Bifidobacterium coryneforme includes the following:
- a CDS encoding carbohydrate ABC transporter permease — protein sequence MKGQESDMKQSKSGRGGHSRRKVDRAFYWMTVPAALIFALFLYVPFFQGVAYSFTNSQGYGKFSWIGFKNYGALFQDARVGHAYIFTFLIAIVITVLVNFIALFIAVALNGKIAFRKGFRAIYFIPYTLSVLVIGYVFKYIFMTPLPALGRALHIGWLSQSLLTSERYAWVPIVFLSVWQAVAYSTLIYLAGLQTIDAEVYEAASIDGANAWQSFWKITFPLIGAFFTINLVLTLKNAFNTFDQVVALTAGGPDSKTETVTYLIYKGGLTGGEYAYQTANAVMFFIVLALVAFIQLGISRRGEKV from the coding sequence ATGAAAGGCCAGGAATCAGATATGAAGCAGTCCAAGTCGGGCAGGGGAGGCCATTCCAGGCGGAAGGTCGACAGGGCCTTCTACTGGATGACCGTTCCCGCAGCCCTGATTTTCGCCCTCTTCCTGTATGTGCCCTTCTTCCAGGGCGTGGCATACTCCTTCACCAACTCCCAAGGGTACGGCAAATTCTCCTGGATTGGTTTCAAGAACTATGGGGCCCTTTTTCAGGATGCGCGTGTAGGTCATGCCTACATCTTCACCTTCCTGATCGCAATCGTGATTACCGTTCTGGTGAACTTCATCGCCCTCTTCATCGCCGTGGCCCTGAACGGGAAGATTGCCTTCAGGAAAGGGTTCCGGGCCATCTACTTCATCCCCTACACCCTCTCCGTACTGGTCATCGGGTACGTTTTCAAGTACATCTTCATGACACCCCTGCCGGCTCTGGGCCGGGCCCTGCACATCGGCTGGCTCTCCCAGTCCCTGCTGACCAGCGAGCGTTATGCATGGGTACCCATCGTCTTCCTCTCGGTATGGCAGGCGGTGGCCTACTCCACCCTGATCTACCTGGCCGGTCTCCAGACCATCGATGCCGAGGTCTACGAGGCCGCCTCCATCGATGGGGCCAATGCCTGGCAGTCCTTCTGGAAGATCACCTTCCCCCTGATAGGTGCCTTCTTCACAATCAACCTGGTCCTGACCCTCAAGAACGCCTTCAACACCTTCGACCAGGTGGTGGCCTTGACGGCCGGCGGACCGGATTCCAAGACAGAGACGGTCACCTACCTCATCTACAAGGGTGGCCTTACCGGGGGCGAGTATGCCTATCAGACGGCCAATGCGGTCATGTTCTTCATCGTCCTGGCCCTGGTCGCATTCATCCAGTTGGGTATTTCCAGAAGAGGAGAGAAGGTCTGA
- a CDS encoding alpha-glucosidase: MTQEERAQLSDAIRTNGATPNPWWTNAVVYQIYPRSFQDTNGDGYGDLPGITQRLDYLADLGVDVIWLSPVYRSPQDDNGYDISDYQDIDPIFGTMDDMDELLDEAHSRGIKVVMDLVVNHTSDEHAWFQASRNTGDPHADWYWWRPARAGHEPGTPGAEPNRWGSYFGGSAWEYDPHRGEYFLHQFSKKQPDLNWENPQVRQAVYRMMNWWMDRGIDGFRMDVIVMISKLVDDQGLLPGEEGAAIQDGPVGPEGYSSPVPFCVDGPRLDEYLKEMRREVFEGRQGYLTVGEAPDLPPERSGAITDPDNRELDMLFLFTQTGIDSDGSKWNIRPFQASRLKDAMGRQQEAVAKAGWASLYFNNHDQPRVVSRWGDTSTEELRTRSAKALGLLPHMHRGTPYIYQGEELGMTNAGFTRLDQYRDLETINLYHQRVDQAHEQSPESMMDALAYMSRDNARTPMQWDATKFAGFTAPYAPEEPWLSVNPNHDKINAKSELRDQDSVLAFYRELIRLRHANPVVAAGDFSLLDPEAEQVYSFTRSLDQAPERKSGPEARSIQDAVPCQRLLVVVNLSSKPAGLPEQTAALLGMDQVAATSMSLGVGDVDRIMISTYQPEQTVGSLLTGRLAPWEGFVYRL, encoded by the coding sequence ATGACCCAGGAAGAGCGCGCGCAGCTATCCGATGCAATACGGACCAACGGGGCCACCCCCAACCCCTGGTGGACCAATGCCGTGGTCTACCAGATCTACCCGCGATCCTTCCAGGACACCAACGGTGACGGCTACGGCGACCTGCCGGGCATCACCCAGCGGCTGGACTACCTGGCCGACCTGGGCGTGGATGTGATCTGGCTCAGCCCCGTCTACCGATCCCCTCAGGATGACAACGGGTACGACATCTCCGACTATCAGGACATCGACCCCATCTTCGGCACCATGGACGATATGGATGAGCTTCTGGACGAGGCCCATAGCCGGGGAATCAAGGTGGTCATGGACCTGGTCGTCAACCACACCTCCGACGAGCACGCCTGGTTCCAGGCCTCGCGCAACACCGGCGATCCGCATGCCGACTGGTACTGGTGGCGCCCTGCCAGGGCCGGCCATGAACCGGGAACCCCGGGCGCGGAACCCAACCGGTGGGGGTCATATTTCGGCGGCTCCGCCTGGGAGTACGACCCTCACCGCGGTGAGTACTTCCTCCACCAGTTCTCGAAGAAGCAACCCGACCTGAACTGGGAGAACCCTCAGGTGCGTCAGGCCGTCTACCGGATGATGAACTGGTGGATGGACCGGGGTATCGATGGTTTCCGCATGGACGTGATTGTCATGATCTCCAAGCTGGTCGACGACCAGGGTCTTCTGCCGGGCGAAGAGGGGGCGGCCATCCAGGACGGGCCGGTGGGCCCGGAGGGATATTCCTCTCCGGTGCCCTTCTGCGTGGACGGTCCCAGGCTGGATGAGTACCTGAAGGAGATGCGTCGGGAGGTCTTCGAGGGGCGCCAGGGCTACCTGACCGTGGGTGAGGCCCCGGACCTTCCACCCGAGCGAAGCGGTGCCATCACCGACCCGGACAATCGCGAACTGGATATGCTCTTCCTCTTTACCCAGACCGGTATCGACTCCGATGGAAGTAAATGGAACATCCGTCCCTTCCAGGCAAGTAGGCTCAAGGATGCCATGGGTAGGCAGCAGGAGGCCGTGGCCAAGGCGGGCTGGGCCAGCCTCTACTTCAACAACCACGATCAGCCGCGTGTGGTCTCCCGCTGGGGTGACACCTCTACCGAGGAGCTTCGTACCCGGTCCGCCAAGGCCCTGGGCCTTCTCCCCCATATGCACCGGGGCACCCCCTACATCTACCAGGGTGAGGAGTTGGGCATGACCAACGCCGGGTTCACCCGGCTCGACCAGTATCGCGATCTCGAAACCATCAACCTCTATCATCAGCGGGTTGACCAGGCGCACGAGCAGAGCCCGGAATCCATGATGGACGCCCTGGCCTATATGAGTCGTGACAACGCCCGGACCCCCATGCAGTGGGATGCGACCAAGTTCGCCGGGTTCACCGCCCCCTATGCCCCCGAGGAGCCCTGGCTGTCCGTCAACCCCAACCATGACAAGATCAATGCCAAGAGTGAGCTGCGCGACCAGGATTCGGTCCTGGCCTTTTACCGGGAGCTGATTCGCCTCCGTCATGCCAACCCGGTTGTGGCTGCCGGTGATTTCTCCCTCCTGGATCCGGAAGCGGAGCAGGTCTATTCCTTTACCCGTTCCCTGGACCAGGCCCCCGAGCGCAAGTCCGGCCCGGAGGCCAGGAGCATCCAGGATGCCGTGCCCTGCCAGCGTCTCCTGGTCGTGGTCAACCTGAGCAGCAAGCCCGCAGGTCTGCCTGAACAGACGGCCGCCCTCCTCGGGATGGACCAGGTTGCCGCCACCTCCATGTCCCTGGGGGTCGGGGACGTTGACAGGATTATGATTTCCACCTACCAGCCCGAGCAAACCGTCGGTTCTCTCCTGACCGGCCGTCTGGCCCCCTGGGAGGGCTTCGTCTACCGGCTCTGA
- a CDS encoding bifunctional alpha,alpha-trehalose-phosphate synthase (UDP-forming)/trehalose-phosphatase, translating to MSRLIIVSNRLPMSLEATDDGSYTLRQNVGGLATAIGPYHRAHKDCLWIGWSGIDPEQYSDKELQDIRKAYRESRCIPVFLSKDELNGYYAGFSNNTLWPLFHDFSHEAVFKQQDWDMYRKVNMRFAQVVEPLIRKGDTIWIQDYHLMLLPKMLRERYPDASIGWFLHVPFPSAEIFRSLPWSREILEGVLGANLIGFHTVDFSASFLASLHRLLPEIPVNEDGVVEMPDGHRAAIDAFPIGIDYNLYSRTARSGLARAMRRGIDEACGKSPRHRYRTSVTAEGVAATEASVPDSNWWSHYASEGIPETTLAKQAASSIESRSNKVIVSVDRLDYTKGLPERLKAFGCMLDKYPEWVGHVTYYLLATPSRENVESYQRLKDQVDQLVGEINGRYSLLAWTPIHYITRSLSIKPVCGIYTAGDVALVTPLRDGMNLVAKEYLACHDGRDGALVLSDMCGAADELTDAFIVNPYDIDMVCEALHNALEISPEESRQRNIRMQARLKVRTASNWCTSFLETLKQVSTPGMTDKRFRMDHHNEIVRQWDKAKRRLVLCDYDGTLTPLVRKPERARPTRALCKLLTQVGSNPDVDMILVSGRSHEIMEDWFSQLPVGLIAEHGAWSKNCPGQQKDVWERAKGLPDSQTWQKVIKPIMDVSTERVPGSFVESKSDAVAWHYRMSDAGVADAERQDLLQRLRRVVVGLGLMIMENSKVVEVTPVATSKGQAVLPLVSSGDYDFMMALGDDDTDETMFAVMPDSGWTFKVGPGQTKARLRVEDPVAVNLLMADLAAGVAQVPSDNDGSSPARFADDHTIIDDAG from the coding sequence ATGTCTCGTTTGATCATTGTTTCCAACAGGCTTCCCATGTCACTTGAGGCCACGGATGACGGATCCTATACGCTACGGCAGAACGTGGGCGGTCTGGCCACGGCCATCGGCCCCTATCACCGCGCCCACAAGGACTGCCTCTGGATAGGCTGGAGCGGCATCGACCCGGAGCAGTACTCCGACAAGGAGCTTCAGGACATCCGCAAGGCATATCGGGAGAGCCGGTGCATCCCCGTCTTCCTCAGCAAGGATGAGCTCAACGGGTACTATGCCGGTTTCTCCAACAACACCCTCTGGCCCCTCTTCCATGATTTCTCCCATGAGGCCGTTTTCAAACAGCAGGATTGGGACATGTACCGCAAGGTCAACATGCGTTTCGCCCAGGTGGTGGAACCCCTGATTCGCAAGGGGGACACAATTTGGATTCAGGACTACCATCTGATGCTCCTGCCCAAGATGCTCCGCGAGCGCTACCCCGATGCCTCCATCGGCTGGTTCCTGCATGTCCCCTTCCCCAGTGCCGAGATATTCCGATCCCTGCCCTGGAGCCGTGAGATTCTGGAAGGTGTGCTGGGGGCCAACCTGATTGGGTTCCACACCGTGGATTTCTCGGCCAGCTTCCTGGCCTCCCTGCACCGTCTTCTGCCTGAGATTCCGGTCAATGAGGATGGGGTGGTCGAGATGCCCGACGGGCATCGGGCCGCCATTGACGCCTTTCCCATAGGCATCGACTACAACCTGTACAGCCGCACGGCCCGTTCCGGTCTGGCCAGGGCCATGCGCCGGGGCATAGATGAGGCCTGCGGCAAGTCGCCCCGCCACCGCTACCGGACCTCGGTCACCGCCGAGGGGGTGGCCGCCACCGAGGCCAGCGTCCCCGATAGTAACTGGTGGAGCCATTACGCCAGCGAGGGCATTCCCGAGACCACCCTGGCCAAGCAGGCGGCCTCCTCCATAGAGAGCCGATCCAATAAGGTCATCGTCTCGGTTGATCGGTTGGACTACACCAAGGGTCTGCCCGAGCGTCTCAAGGCCTTCGGTTGCATGCTTGACAAGTACCCCGAATGGGTGGGGCATGTCACCTACTATCTCCTGGCCACCCCCTCCCGGGAAAACGTCGAGTCCTACCAGCGCCTCAAGGATCAGGTGGACCAGCTGGTGGGGGAGATCAACGGACGCTATTCCCTGCTTGCCTGGACCCCCATCCACTACATCACCAGGTCCCTGTCGATCAAACCGGTCTGCGGTATCTACACAGCCGGCGACGTGGCCCTGGTCACCCCCCTGCGCGACGGCATGAACCTGGTGGCCAAGGAGTATCTGGCCTGCCATGACGGGCGTGATGGTGCCCTGGTCCTCTCGGACATGTGCGGGGCGGCGGACGAGTTGACCGATGCCTTCATCGTCAACCCCTACGACATCGACATGGTCTGTGAGGCCCTCCACAACGCCTTGGAGATATCCCCCGAGGAGTCCCGCCAAAGGAATATCCGTATGCAGGCACGGTTGAAGGTCCGCACGGCCTCCAACTGGTGCACCTCCTTCCTGGAGACCCTCAAACAGGTATCCACCCCCGGCATGACCGACAAGAGGTTCAGAATGGATCACCACAACGAAATCGTCCGTCAATGGGACAAGGCCAAGCGCCGGCTTGTCCTGTGCGACTACGACGGAACCCTGACCCCGCTGGTCCGCAAGCCCGAACGGGCCAGGCCCACCCGGGCGCTGTGCAAGCTCCTGACCCAGGTCGGTTCCAACCCCGATGTGGACATGATTCTGGTCTCGGGCCGCAGCCACGAAATCATGGAGGACTGGTTCAGCCAGCTCCCGGTCGGTCTCATCGCCGAGCATGGGGCCTGGAGCAAGAACTGCCCCGGTCAGCAGAAGGATGTCTGGGAGCGCGCCAAGGGACTGCCCGACTCTCAGACCTGGCAGAAGGTCATCAAGCCCATCATGGATGTTTCAACCGAGCGGGTGCCCGGCTCCTTCGTCGAGAGCAAGTCCGACGCCGTGGCCTGGCACTATCGGATGAGTGATGCCGGGGTGGCCGACGCCGAGCGGCAGGACCTTCTCCAACGGCTCAGGCGTGTGGTCGTGGGCCTGGGGCTGATGATCATGGAGAACTCCAAGGTGGTCGAGGTGACCCCGGTCGCCACCAGCAAGGGGCAGGCGGTTCTTCCGCTTGTTTCCAGCGGTGATTATGACTTCATGATGGCTCTGGGTGATGATGACACCGACGAGACCATGTTTGCCGTCATGCCCGATTCGGGGTGGACCTTCAAGGTCGGTCCCGGTCAGACCAAGGCCAGGTTGAGGGTCGAGGACCCCGTTGCGGTCAACCTCCTCATGGCCGACCTGGCCGCGGGTGTGGCCCAGGTGCCCTCGGATAATGATGGTTCCTCGCCTGCCCGTTTCGCAGATGACCACACCATCATCGACGATGCCGGCTGA
- a CDS encoding carbohydrate ABC transporter permease, which produces MSQTQQIESSPKPRPSSLPRRRSAVKDRLRNINWWLTAVVAVFSLTILVPLYFTVVTALKTPAEAGTFSLPTSWQWHNFADAWNKVNYPKAALNSGIVTVCAVVITLLTNTFVAYAVARNMDKRFFRFLYYFFIAAMFVPFPVVMLPIAKQFGSWHMDNVIGLILLYVVLGLGTNLFIATGFIRSIPTALEEAARIDGAGTWRIFWTIIFPLMGPINATIAITTALWAWNDFLLPLIVLTDQSSQTIPLAQYVFSSQFATNYPMAFSSYLMALAPILIVYLFSQKWVISGVMRGAVK; this is translated from the coding sequence ATGAGCCAGACACAACAAATCGAATCATCGCCCAAACCCCGACCCTCTTCCCTACCGCGCCGCAGGAGCGCGGTGAAGGACCGGTTGCGCAACATCAACTGGTGGCTTACAGCCGTCGTCGCCGTCTTTTCCCTGACCATCCTGGTGCCGCTGTACTTCACAGTGGTCACGGCCCTGAAGACCCCTGCCGAGGCCGGTACTTTCAGCCTCCCCACCTCGTGGCAGTGGCACAACTTTGCCGATGCCTGGAACAAGGTCAACTACCCCAAGGCGGCCCTGAACTCGGGCATCGTCACGGTCTGCGCCGTGGTCATCACCCTGCTGACCAACACCTTCGTCGCCTATGCGGTGGCCCGCAACATGGACAAGCGTTTTTTCCGCTTCCTCTACTACTTCTTCATCGCGGCCATGTTCGTGCCCTTCCCGGTGGTCATGCTCCCCATCGCCAAGCAGTTCGGCAGCTGGCACATGGACAACGTCATCGGACTGATCCTCCTCTATGTGGTTCTTGGCCTGGGCACTAACCTCTTCATCGCCACAGGGTTCATCAGGTCCATCCCCACGGCTCTGGAAGAGGCCGCCAGAATCGACGGAGCCGGGACCTGGCGGATTTTCTGGACCATCATCTTCCCACTGATGGGACCGATTAACGCCACCATCGCCATCACTACGGCGCTGTGGGCCTGGAACGATTTCCTCCTGCCCCTGATTGTCCTGACCGACCAATCCAGCCAGACCATCCCACTGGCCCAGTATGTCTTCAGCTCGCAGTTCGCCACTAACTATCCGATGGCCTTCTCCAGCTATCTGATGGCCTTGGCCCCGATTCTGATCGTCTATCTCTTCTCCCAGAAGTGGGTTATCAGCGGCGTCATGCGCGGTGCCGTCAAGTAG
- a CDS encoding Sir2 family NAD-dependent protein deacetylase — protein sequence MGKTIAVLTGAGISTSAGIPDFRGPDGVWTMHPDQTSVYDLDLFMSDREAREYSWRWQKESPVWRAHPGVAHKALARLEKAGMLTLLATQNFDALHEKAGNSSQVIVNLHGTIGTSHCMKCGQEYRTADIMERLDQEPDPHCRKRMPYQGNMPCGGIIKTDVVYFGQALPEGAMEKSMKLASSADEFWVIGSTLEVFPAASLVPVAAQAGVPITIMNLGQTQYDSLATRLIHEPIEEALPRLVDETIARNPDQ from the coding sequence ATGGGCAAAACAATTGCAGTACTGACCGGCGCAGGCATTTCAACCTCGGCAGGAATTCCGGATTTTCGCGGACCCGATGGGGTTTGGACCATGCATCCCGATCAGACGAGCGTGTACGACCTCGACCTCTTCATGAGTGACAGAGAGGCGCGTGAGTACTCATGGCGTTGGCAGAAGGAGTCGCCGGTCTGGAGGGCCCATCCGGGTGTGGCCCACAAAGCCCTGGCCAGGTTGGAGAAGGCGGGCATGCTGACGCTCCTGGCCACGCAGAACTTCGACGCCCTTCATGAGAAGGCCGGCAATTCCAGCCAGGTAATCGTCAACCTGCACGGGACCATCGGCACCTCGCACTGCATGAAGTGCGGCCAGGAATACCGGACGGCCGACATCATGGAACGGCTGGACCAGGAGCCGGATCCCCACTGCCGCAAGCGCATGCCCTACCAGGGGAATATGCCCTGCGGCGGCATCATCAAGACGGATGTGGTCTACTTCGGTCAGGCCCTGCCCGAGGGTGCCATGGAGAAAAGCATGAAACTGGCCAGCAGCGCCGACGAATTCTGGGTGATAGGGTCCACCCTGGAGGTCTTCCCGGCCGCCTCCCTGGTACCCGTTGCGGCACAGGCAGGCGTGCCCATAACCATCATGAATCTGGGGCAGACCCAGTACGATTCCTTGGCCACACGGCTGATTCATGAACCGATAGAAGAGGCCTTGCCCAGGCTGGTGGACGAGACCATCGCACGGAACCCGGATCAGTAG
- the ilvA gene encoding threonine ammonia-lyase yields MDTNEVDVDLRADHAANLRDAAKRLEGVARHTRIEHSQELGDRVGHKVLLKPENLQLTGSFKVRGAYNKIASLSQEDLDRGIITASAGNHAQGVAFASRHRGAQATIVMPQITPPLKVDATKAYGAEVVLKGNVFDESFAYARHLADARGMTFVHPFDDYEVLCGQGTIAMEILNDVPDVTDIVVPLGGGGLGAGVALAVKTFRPDVRVIGATPVGSPAWRESLTAGRVVAADQVSTAAEGVAVKRPGDLDYALLSHYMDDLVQVTESDISEMILFMLEKHKLVVEAAGAVSLAALGQLDLQSDVFRAAPGPHVIVPIISGGNIDTVTIGAVIQRGMISRGRIMQFGVELPDTPGQLVKVATVLADLRANVIELNHDQFKSSGHYENGVLLEVTVETNGPDHITQILDTLRSQGFQVHQNY; encoded by the coding sequence ATGGATACCAATGAAGTCGATGTTGACCTGAGGGCGGATCATGCCGCCAACCTGCGGGATGCCGCCAAGCGGCTTGAGGGTGTGGCCAGGCACACCCGGATCGAGCACTCGCAGGAACTCGGTGACCGAGTGGGGCACAAGGTGCTGCTCAAGCCCGAGAACCTACAACTGACCGGTTCCTTCAAGGTGCGCGGTGCCTACAACAAGATTGCGTCCCTCTCCCAGGAGGATCTGGATCGGGGAATCATCACCGCCTCGGCGGGCAACCACGCCCAGGGTGTGGCCTTCGCCTCCCGGCATCGCGGAGCACAGGCCACCATCGTCATGCCCCAGATAACACCGCCCCTGAAGGTGGATGCCACCAAGGCCTACGGTGCCGAAGTGGTCCTCAAGGGGAACGTGTTCGACGAGAGTTTCGCCTATGCGCGGCATCTGGCCGACGCGCGTGGAATGACCTTCGTTCACCCCTTCGATGATTACGAGGTTCTCTGTGGGCAGGGCACCATTGCCATGGAGATCCTGAACGATGTGCCCGATGTGACCGACATCGTGGTTCCGCTGGGTGGTGGGGGTCTGGGTGCCGGAGTCGCGCTCGCGGTCAAGACCTTCAGGCCCGATGTCCGGGTCATCGGAGCCACTCCGGTCGGTTCTCCGGCCTGGCGCGAGTCCCTGACCGCAGGCAGGGTCGTGGCGGCCGACCAGGTCAGCACGGCGGCCGAGGGTGTGGCCGTCAAGCGCCCCGGCGACCTGGATTATGCACTGCTGAGCCATTACATGGACGACCTGGTGCAGGTCACCGAGAGTGACATATCCGAGATGATTCTCTTCATGCTGGAGAAGCACAAGCTGGTGGTCGAGGCCGCCGGGGCCGTCTCCCTGGCCGCCCTGGGGCAGCTCGATCTTCAGTCGGATGTCTTCCGCGCCGCCCCCGGGCCCCATGTGATTGTCCCCATCATCTCGGGCGGCAACATCGATACGGTCACCATCGGCGCCGTCATCCAGCGGGGGATGATATCCCGCGGCCGTATCATGCAGTTCGGCGTCGAGCTTCCTGACACCCCGGGTCAGCTGGTCAAGGTCGCCACGGTCCTGGCCGATCTTCGCGCCAACGTCATCGAGCTCAACCATGACCAGTTCAAGTCCTCGGGCCACTACGAGAACGGTGTCCTCCTTGAGGTGACGGTCGAGACCAATGGTCCCGACCACATCACCCAGATTCTGGATACCCTACGTAGCCAGGGCTTCCAGGTTCATCAGAACTACTGA